In Chroicocephalus ridibundus chromosome 12, bChrRid1.1, whole genome shotgun sequence, a single genomic region encodes these proteins:
- the NSFL1C gene encoding NSFL1 cofactor p47: protein MADREEALREFVAVTGVEEERARFFLESAGWDLQIALASFYEDGGDEDILTLPQPTPSSISRGTAASDHRVTSFRDLVHAQEDDDEEEEGQRFYAGGSERSGQQIVGPPRKKSPNELVEDLFKGAKEHGAVAVDRTAKSSGETSKPKPFAGGGYRLGATPEEESAYVAGERRQNSAQDVHVVLKLWKSGFSLDSGELRSYQDPSNAQFLDDIRRGEVPAELRRLARGGQVNLDMEDHRDEEYVKPKSVFKAFTGEGQKLGSTAPQVMGTSSPAQQAENEAKASSAIAIDESEPITNIQIRLADGGRLVQKFNHSHRIRDIRLFIVDARPAMAATSFVLMTTFPNKELTDENQTLKEANLLNAVIVQRLT from the exons ATGGCGGACAGGGAGGAGGCGCTGAGGGAGTTCGTGGCCGTGACCGGCGTCGAGGAGGAGCGAGCGCGTTTCTTCCTGGAGTCCGCCGGCTGGGACCTCCAG ATTGCACTTGCCAGTTTCTACGAGGACGGGGGTGACGAGGACATTCTGACTCTTCCCCAGCCCACACCCAGCTCTATATCCAGAGGCACTGCAGCCAG TGACCATAGAGTAACATCGTTTAGAGACCTTGTTCATGCGCAGGAGGATGacgatgaagaggaggagggacagcG GTTTTATGCCGGTGGCTCAGAGAGAAGTGGACAGCAGATCGTTGGTCCTCCGAGGAAGAAGAGTCCCAATGAGCTGGTGGAGGATCTGTTCAAAGGAGCAAAGGAGCACGGTGCAGTGGCAGTTGATCGGACGGCCAAGAGCAGTGGCGAGACTAGCAAGCCTAAA CCTTTCGCAGGGGGAGGGTATCGCCTCGGGGCTACTCCAGAGGAGGAGTCTGCTTAtgtggcaggagagaggagacagAACTCTGCTCAGGAT GTGCATGTTGTGCTGAAGCTCTGGAAGAGTGGATTCAGTCTGGATAGCGGAGAACTGAGGAGCTACCAGGATCCGTCCAATGCCCAGTTCCTTGATGATATCCGCAGAGG GGAAGTCCCGGCAGAGCTGCGCAGGTTAGCACGGGGCGGACAAGTGAACCTGGATATGGAGGATCACCGCGATGAGGAGTACGTGAAACCTAAAAGTGTCTTCAAAGCTTTTACTGGAGAAGGACAGAAGCTGGGCAG CACTGCACCCCAGGTGATGGGCACCAGCTCGCCGGCCCAGCAGGCAGAGAATGAAGCCAAAGCCAGTTCTGCCATCGCTATTGATGAGTCGGAGCCCATCACCAACATCCAAATCCGGCTTGCTGACGGTGGGCGACTGGTCCAGAAGTTTAACCACAGTCACAG GATCCGTGACATCCGGCTCTTCATAGTAGATGCTCGGCCAGCGATGGCTGCCACCAGTTTCGTCCTCATGACCACCTTCCCAAACAAAGAGCTTACTGATGAGAACCAAACCCTGAAGGAAGCCAACCTGCTCAATGCTGTCATTGTTCAGCGGTTAACATAA